atgttttattttatgtCGCCTTTCAATTCCCTCAATGTTAAGCCTATAAAGTTTGCAAATATGTATTTTCTTAGGAAGAAACCTTTGTTTATATGtagagaaaattttttatttcgcAGCGCAATCAGAGGAGATAGAGATATCTTTCGCGTGTAAGTTTAAATCCAAAACGCTAACTAACTTAATGTGATAGAAAGCCAACCAAGAGGCTGAATTCGTAGATTGTAAGGAATATGGGTATTATCAAATGACGAAGATTAGATTACGCCGCCGTCcttaatataaattaatgatAAGTATATGAACGGATGCACAATAGAgataattgataaaaactTGGCTGTGCAGCTGACCTGATTCTCAAAAGCTTTACTTGAGGTATAGATAAAGCAACGAAATAAGATATTTTCGCTAAGTCTGCAAGTACGAGAAATCGGGCGTAGGCTGATCTATGTGCAAAACGGTATGTTAACTCAAAAGCCAAAATATAGGATGATAGAGTAAACTCGTATAATCAATATgagtcaaaaaaaagtatgaaTGGAATGCAGGGTAATGCTTTTTGAACGAACAATCAAAGAAATGAAGGAGGAAAACAGTGCGAATTGAAGTTAACAAACGAATGGAAAAGATGAATATCGACGATAAAACAAACGTGTAATGCCaaacaaaatagaaaaaaatgaaatgtaGAAAAACTCAAGAAAAAGACAGTGTGGACTTTGGTAAAAGCTAGTGATCAATTAATTTCCGGATCCAAAAGAAACGGATAGATGCAAACAATGGTGTCGAAAGTAATGTCGACTCCTACAAGAAACTAATTAGTCgtatcaaaaattgattttgataattGATGAACTTTGCTTAGGTTTTATAGTTAAACTAGTTTGCTTGGAATAGGTCGATAACGGGTCGTCCATTTCGTCTTTCAATATAACAAGCTATTAACTATACttgttttcattcattttttttgataggAAGCTCACCGCGGCAAGCCTTTTTGTAGTTTTCTGTTGATTTCGTGGTTTTGTTGTCGcatctatttttttgagtttAAAGTTGTCAAGATAAAAATAAGGCCAGCAGTTGAACACATCGCTTAATCTTATCAGTTAGTTTTTCACGTAAGTAAAAAGAGTTTTCGACGAAGATTCTCAAGTAGTGTTTtggttttaaatttttctaaaaagaaatgatatTAGAATGCCGCGCTTCAAACGGCTTGTTCCACCAAAAAGGTATAGTCTCAGAAAGTGcgatgatttttttatccatCGTTACCTTGTTCGGGAATGCTGCTACGGTCTGCGCAGTATGAAAACAAGTGAACAACTGATCAATCAGTAAACATAAGAAATCCTTAGTTGCGCAGTTTAGAAAAGATGCAACTATAGCACCTTTTGCAAGCAAAGCAATTGAGCTAGGAAGAGataaatgattttattaaaaaatattaaaattaagtaAAGAGTAATCCCTACACCGTAaaccaaaataaaaaagaaagagagagGGAGAAAAACTAGTAAACATTGTTTGCGACAGATCATGGCAGTAatcatgaatttttaacacTTTTAACTCCTTATGGCGaaagattttgttttaacaTGCAATACACTTTAGCTCCCTGCCTCTAATGCgaaatgaagaaatgtagtgtaaaaacaaaaagcagattaattatttttgtaaacttatcgaagaaaaaatcattagCATACAACAAtatcagaaaaaaattataacaaTCAAGTTCGATCCttggttaaaaaaaaaaaaaccgaAACAAACATTAAACACTAGTAATAGAAAACACAATGTTTTTACCAGTCAAACgtagataaaaaaaatcaagtaAATAGACAATGACCTTATTCTGCaatgtaaagaaaaataaatttaataaacagTTGTTTTGGGATTCTTCaacaaaagctttttaaaaaataagtttcAAGGAGCATCTTTAAATCCCTTatccttttctttgtaCTCCGTGACGCTTTGAGATAATTTCTCTTGCTTTGTAAAAAACGACAGAAGCATTCCTACTCCTGCAACTGGACAATTTACAATCCAGATTGTACGAATGGCATTAGCATAGACATTGAATACAAAGTTTCTCTCGCTTACGCTGGGAATTGAAGCAATTTGAGAGTATGAAAGCCCTGTAGAATATTCCGTTCCTTTTAGAAGTGTCGTAAGTTGCTGATCATAAATTACCGCTCCTATCGATATTCCCACAGATGCACCCATATTCCTTAGCAGCATAAATGCGGAACAAGAAGTCGCCATCAAAGCAGGAGGTACAGAAGCCTGAATAGCAATAAGATTGGGTTGGAACAGGTTGCCAATTCCAACAGCTGTCAAAGCCAAGAATCCCATGGTACGTGGTATAGGTGTGTCATAGTATATTGCGATCATACTACCGGTACCAGCTAATAAAACTATCCATCCTCCAATCATTGGATATcgataatttttcaattttccTATTCCCATACCACTAATGGCAGAAACAACTGAAGATACAACTGCCAGAGATAAAGTATGAACACCAGACATTAACGGACCATCACCCTTGATGCTTTGAAAGTAGATTGGAATGTAATAAGTCACAGTTGACATGATATAATAATGTAAGAAGGAGGTTACCATCACAGAAGATAAAGAGAGTGTTTGAAACGCCGAGGGAGCAATAATTCTAGTGCGGGTGGTATAAAGTTCATTGACGACAAAACCGGCAATGCAAAGGAtaccaaaaattaaatagcACAAGACATTGGCATGGGCCCAATGTCCTGTTGTAGATCCGATGTTCAAGCCaagtaaaaataacacAACACC
This portion of the Schizosaccharomyces pombe strain 972h- genome assembly, chromosome: I genome encodes:
- a CDS encoding transporter; amino-acid sequence: MNPSTSPNRNLASPKSLQLYTTGSEVAWYPTALDEANEIKSINSKAFSFKNQDQIYGAGSLKSRFSTHEISSEKNDSPDFTLVLPSNRLYIVIPGLMLSIFLAALDQTVITTAIPTIVANLDGGSSYSWIGTAYSLAETSILPFCGIMSEVVGRKIVLYTSIVLFLFGSAMCGAAQNMLWLVLCRAVQGIGGGGIMSLVTIVIADITPLQTRPYYTGCMGVTWGVASVMGPLIGGAISQNTTWRWIFFINLPTGGLSLALLIFFLNLVPKPTVSFCVFLRDFDFVGIVTITTGVVLFLLGLNIGSTTGHWAHANVLCYLIFGILCIAGFVVNELYTTRTRIIAPSAFQTLSLSSVMVTSFLHYYIMSTVTYYIPIYFQSIKGDGPLMSGVHTLSLAVVSSVVSAISGMGIGKLKNYRYPMIGGWIVLLAGTGSMIAIYYDTPIPRTMGFLALTAVGIGNLFQPNLIAIQASVPPALMATSCSAFMLLRNMGASVGISIGAVIYDQQLTTLLKGTEYSTGLSYSQIASIPSVSERNFVFNVYANAIRTIWIVNCPVAGVGMLLSFFTKQEKLSQSVTEYKEKDKGFKDAP